One stretch of Centroberyx gerrardi isolate f3 chromosome 13, fCenGer3.hap1.cur.20231027, whole genome shotgun sequence DNA includes these proteins:
- the ap1m1 gene encoding AP-1 complex subunit mu-1, which translates to MSASAVYVLDLKGKVLVCRNYRGDVDMSEIEHFMTLLMDKEEEGTLSPILSHGGVRFMWIKHNNLYLVATSKKNASVSLVFSFLYKIVQVFSEYFKELEEESIRDNFVIIYELMDELMDFGYPQTTDSKILQEYITQEGHKLDTGAPRPPATVTNAVSWRSEGIKYRKNEVFLDVIESVNLLVSANGNVLRSEIVGSIKMRVFLSGMPELRLGLNDKVLFENTGRGKSKSVELEDVKFHQCVRLSRFENDRTISFIPPDGEFELMSYRLNTHVKPLIWIESVIEKHSHSRIEYMIKAKSQFKRRSTANNVEIHIPVPTDADSPKFKTTVGSVKWVPENSEIVWSIKSFPGGKEYLMRAHFGLPSVEAEDKEGKPPISVKFEIPYFTTSGIQVRYLKIIEKSGYQALPWVRYITQNGDYQLRTQ; encoded by the exons ATGTCTGCGAGTGCGGTGTATGTCTTGGATTTAAAAGGAAAG GTCCTGGTGTGCCGCAACTACCGAGGAGATGTGGACATGTCAGAGATCGAGCACTTCATGACCCTTCTGATggacaaagaggaggaggggacgcTGTCTCCAATCCTGTCCCACGGAGGAGTCCGCTTCATGTGGATCAAACACAATAACCTCTACT TGGTTGCAACATCCAAGAAAAATGCTAGCGTCTCCCTGGTTTTCTCCTTCTTGTACAAAATTGTCCAG GTTTTTTCAGAGTATTTCAAAGAATTGGAGGAAGAGAGCATTAGAGATAACTTTGTCATCATATACGAGCTGATGGATGAGCTGATGGACTTTGGCTACCCTCAAACCACCGACAGCAAGATTCTGCAGGA ATACATCACCCAGGAGGGACACAAGCTGGACACAGGAGCCCCACGCCCCCCTGCCACAGTCACCAACGCCGTCTCCTGGAGGTCGGAGGGCATCAAGTACAGGAAGAACGAGGTCTTCCTGGACGTCATCGAGTCAGTCAACCTCCTG gTTAGTGCCAATGGTAATGTTCTACGCAGTGAGATCGTCGGCTCCATTAAGATGCGTGTCTTCCTGTCTGGAATGCCTGAGTTACGACTCGGTCTAAATGACAAGGTTCTGTTTGAAAACACTGGAC GAGGGAAGAGTAAATCAGTAGAGCTGGAGGATGTCAAGTTCCACCAGTGCGTCCGTCTGTCTCGCTTTGAGAACGACCGCaccatctccttcatccctcctgaTGGAGAGTTTGAGCTCATGTCTTACCGCCTCAACACTCAC GTGAAGCCCTTGATCTGGATCGAGTCTGTTATTGAGAAGCACTCCCACAGTCGAATCGAGTACATGATCAAG GCGAAGAGTCAGTTCAAAAGGCGTTCCACAGCCAACAATGTAGAGATCCACATTCCTGTGCCAACGGACGCTGACTCACCCAAATTCAAGACCACAGTGGGCAGTGTGAAGTGGGTGCCTGAGAACAGCGAGATCGTCTGGTCAATCAAGTCCTTCCCT GGTGGAAAGGAGTATTTGATGCGAGCCCACTTCGGCCTGCCCAGTGTAGAGGCTGAGGACAAGGAGGGGAAGCCGCCAATCAGTGTCAAGTTTGAGATCCCGTACTTCACCACCTCAGGCATCCAG GTGCGCTACCTGAAGATCATTGAGAAGAGTGGCTACCAGGCCTTGCCATGGGTGCGCTACATCACCCAGAATGGCG ATTACCAGCTCCGGACCCAGTAG
- the LOC139920660 gene encoding lipoprotein lipase — translation MPGKAITCLLIGIAIIKSCEPLSNTTEASFFSNATDWIADYSDIETKFSVRSAEEPEEDLCLLVPGRHETVSQCGFNTTQKTFAVIHGWAVAGFFESWVHKLVAALFEREPNANVIVVDWLDRAQHHYPNSAENTKLAGQDLAKLINWLEVEVKYDLSKLHLLGYSLGAHVAGVAGKLTDNKVNRITGLDPAGPHFEYANELRRLSPDDANFVDVLHTNTKGSPDFSIGIQRPVGHVDIYPNGGNEQPGCTFQYAMKMIAAFGINNVDQIVKCAHERSVHLFIDSLVNREQQSTAYRCSSKDAFNRGQCLNCRKNRCNNMGYSVNKVRTARNAKMYLKTGEKMPFKVFHYQIKAHFFSQKTLILTHQPILVSLYGTHGEKEEIPLTLSNLNTNTTVSFLLTTDVDIGELLMVKMLWESDSFFSFFNENDFTIRRLRIKAGETQSKVTFRAKGSEFAHLVQGGDAVTFVKSKEDQNSRRLGRLHRLKVHGSFFKQGVNEAAIAESSSSPLPSPSSAEKH, via the exons ATGCCGGGAAAGGCGATTACCTGCTTATTAATTGGGATTGCAATTATAAAATCATGTGAGCCTCTCTCTAACACCACCGAAGCCTCTTTTTTCA GCAACGCTACAGACTGGATTGCGGACTACAGTGACATTGAAACAAAGTTCTCGGTGCGCAGTGCGGAGGAGCCGGAGGAGGATCTGTGTCTCCTGGTGCCTGGGAGGCACGAGACGGTCTCTCAGTGCGGATTCAACACCACACAGAAGACTTTTGCTGTCATCCATGGCTGGGCG GTGGCAGGGTTTTTTGAGAGCTGGGTTCATAAGCTTGTTGCTGCTCTGTTTGAGAGAGAGCCCAACGCCAACGTTATAGTGGTGGACTGGCTGGACCGGGCCCAACATCACTATCCCAACTCAGCTGAGAACACCAAACTGGCCGGCCAAGATTTGGCAAAGCTCATAAACTGGTTGGAG GTCGAAGTGAAATATGATCTGTCCAAGCTTCACCTGCTGGGGTACAGTCTGGGCGCCCATGTGGCAGGGGTTGCAGGCAAACTCACCGACAACAAAGTCAACAGGATAACAG GCTTGGATCCAGCTGGTCCTCACTTTGAGTACGCCAACGAGCTTCGCCGCCTGTCGCCTGATGACGCAAACTTTGTGGATGTTCTTCACACTAACACCAAAGGAAGCCCAGACTTCAGCATCGGCATTCAAAGACCTGTGGGCCATGTGGATATCTACCCCAACGGAGGCAACGAACAGCCCGGCTGTACTTTTCAGTATGCCATGAAGATGATTGCTGCGTTCGGCATCAACA ATGTGGATCAGATTGTTAAGTGCGCCCACGAGCGCTCCGTGCATCTGTTCATCGATTCGCTGGTGAACCGTGAGCAGCAAAGCACGGCGTACCGCTGCAGCTCTAAAGACGCCTTCAACAGAGGCCAGTGTCTGAACTGCCGCAAGAACCGCTGCAACAACATGGGCTACAGCGTTAACAAGGTCCGCACCGCAAGAAATGCCAAGATGTATCTCAAGACTGGAGAGAAGATGCCTTTCAAAG TTTTTCACTACCAGATTAAGGCCCATTTCTTCAGCCAGAAGACCCTCATCCTCACTCACCAGCCTATCCTTGTGTCCCTCTATGGAACTCatggggagaaagaagaaatcCCTCTAACTCT GTCCAACCTAAACACCAACACCACAGTGTCCTTCCTGCTCACCACTGATGTAGACATTGGGGAGTTGCTGATGGTGAAAATGCTGTGGGAAAGCGactccttcttctcttttttcaatGAGAACGATTTCACGATACGCAGGTTGCGTATCAAAGCCGGGGAGACACAATCCAA gGTCACTTTCAGAGCTAAAGGTTCAGAATTTGCCCACCTGGTTCAGGGAGGTGATGCTGTGACATTTGTGAAGTCCAAAGAGGATCAAAACAGTCGGCGGCttgggag GTTGCACAGGCTCAAGGTTCATGGAAGCTTCTTCAAACAAGGCGTGAATGAGGCTGCTATTGCTGAGTCTTCGTCATCACCACTACCTTCACCATCGTCAgctgagaaacactga